GGGAaccatctctctgcctctgccgTTAGGGTAGTGTTTACCCGCTTGAATTTGGGGGCTGAGAAAGCTGAAGTGAAGCATATTTTCAGAGTAAGCTACTTTGTGTGCAGTTCAATATTCAGTGTGAAATATTAAGAATGCCTAACAAGTTGGCTCCTTACCTGCAGCTCTGAGGTTAACACTGGCAGTTCCCGAGCAACTAGGAGTGCTCACACTGCAGTAGTACACCCCATTGTCTCCCACTTTTACGTCCCTCAGCAACAGGGAGGCATTGCCTCCACCTATGGCATCTGAGAACAGCAGGGTTCTATTTTTAAACTGGGGGTTTTGCTCCGTCAGCTGGACTGCTCCTTTATCGTACTTGTACACCACTTCACTTAGCCCCTCCTTCGTCCAGGTGATTGACACCTGACTGGTCGATTCCCTGCTGTTAGTGGAAGTCTTGAACATGCAGCTCAAGATGACATCCTCCCCCAAGTTCCCGATGGGCCACTTGTCAATGCTATCCACAGTGCCCTTGGAACCTCCAAAACCCTGACCTAGAGTACAGCACACAGCAGAACACAACATACAGGAGGCTTAATTTCCATACATAGAAATGTGTGCAGTTCGTAGGGActatagttacacacacacactggcaaacgCACACAGGTACACATGCAATCTCACATATGCTCAAATACATGTTAACAGAGACATCACATGAATATTGACAATGATGGTGACACAAGTCAATATATATGCTCACTACATACCTGAAAATGACACAGACAAGATGAGAATGATGAGTCCAGAAGTTACGAAGATACTGACTATCAAGCTGAAAATGGAGATGGGGGTGAAAATATCAATATCAAGTCAATTGAACATCACAATATCCAATGATTAATTAATCTCACTATGCATTTGTTGGTGATAAAAAGCACAGCTGTTGCTGGGCCTCAAACAACAacaaccatatatatatatttttaaacacatTGAATAGAGGCCTCACCCCCAGAAGATTATCTGTCCAAATGAGGCCATGGCTCCTCAATGGTAGCTGGCTCTTTTTTAGCAGGGTTATGATAGTTCCAGCTGCTCCCTTTACCAGTCCACATACAGTATCCATGTGATGTGTTGTCTACAGCAGCTACATACTGTATGAGATTGACTGTAGCTCCACATGTGAAGTCCACACCCACTGTATGTCATTCATGTAATATCAAACCCTGTACTCAGGAAAGCGAGGACTCTCCTTGAGTCAATATTGTCACTTAGTTGTGTGTGCACTGCTTACTGACTTTCCATTAACCGTTTTGACCAGAGGGAAGAAATAGGGATATAATCAGACTTACTTGGCTTAAGCCCTTGGCTCCATAGGAGCGTAGACCATtgactgatcctcaacacgagggcctcactggggtgcgtgctcagccccctcctgtactccatgttcacccaggACTGAGTGGccacgcacgtctccaactcaatcacgaagtttgctgacgacacaacagcggtaggcctgattaccaacaacgacaagacagcctacagggcaGAGGTGAGTGccttggtggagtggtgccaggaaaataacctctccctaaATGTCAACAAATCGAAGGTGCTGATCATAGActgcaggagacagcagagagagcaagcccccatccacattgacggggccgcagtggagagggtcaaaagcttcaagttccgcTGCATGCACATTACTgaggacctgaaatggtcccttcaagttttaatgtcacgtgcacaagtacagtgaaatgcctttcttgcaatcTCTAAACACAACAAAGCAGTAATTAATAACAAcataatactaaaaataacatacGGTAGAATAAAAACACACAAGAAAGaaagttccagtaccatatttacaatgtgcagggatactgaagtgatagagggagatatgtataggggtaaggtgacaaggCATAAGGTATGATAAATATGATAAACTGAGTAGCGGCagcgtatatgatgattgtatgtgagtgggtgtgcatgtgtgtagaaTCAGTATACATTTATTTGcgtattatgtgtgtgtgagcaaattatgaagtgagtgtttgtttgtgtgtgtgttggagtgccagtgtgtgtgagtgtgtagggccctttgAGTGTGCATAGAGATAGGTCAAAAATAAaagggtcaactcagatagtctgtgtagccatttgtttagctatttagcagtcttatcgTTTGGGGaaagaagctgttgaggagcctgtTGGTGACAGACTTGATgccagcacctcttcaacctcaggaggctgaagaaatttggctttgcccctaagaccctcacaaaatTCTACAGATgccccattgagagcatcctgtcgggctgtatcatcacctggtacggcaattgcaccgtCTGCAATTGCAGGgcactccagagggtggtgcggtcaccCCAACACCTcatcgggggcacactgcctgccctccacgaCATCTATAAGGAGGaggcagtacaggtgcatcaaagctgggaccgagagactgataaacagcttatAGTGTATCtgcaggccatcagactgttaaacagtcaccactagccggcctccacccagtaccctgccctgaaccttagacactgtcactagccggctatcaCCCTCTACACTACCCTGTGCCTTAGAGATTGCTGACTTACAGTTGCactctgaagtttacatacaccttagccaaatacatttaaactcaatttttcacaattcctgacatttaatcctagtaaaaatcccctgtcttaggtcagttaggatcaccactatattttaagaatgtgaaatgtcaaaataatagtagagagaatattttatttcagcttttatttatttcatcacattcccagtgggtaggaggtttacatacactcaattagtattttatagcattgcctttaaattgtttaacttggatcaaacgttttgggtagccttccacaagcttcccacaataagttgggtggtcctgacagagctggtgtaactgagtcaggtttgtaggcctccttgctcgcacacactttttcagttctgcccacaaattgtctacagaattgaggtcagggctttgtgatggccactccaataccttgactttgttgtccttaagccattttgccacaactttggaagtatgcttggggtcattgtccatttggaagacccatttgcgacctagctttaacttcttgactgatgtcttgagatgtggcttcaatatattcacataattttatttcctcatgatgccatctattttgtgcagtgcaccagtccttcctgcagcaaagcacccccacaacatgatgctgccacccccgtgcttcacggttgggatggcgaTCTTCGGCTTTTAAGCgtgcccctttttcctccaaacagaacgatggtcattatggccaaacagttatatttttgtttcatcagaccagaggacatttctccaaaaagtacgatctttgtgtgcagttgcaaaccgtagtctggcttttttattccggttttggagcaatggcttcttccttgctgagcagcctttcaggttatttcgatataggactcgtggTTATTGTGgttattgatacttttgtacctgtttcctccagtatcttcacatggtcctttgctgttgttctgggattgatttgtacttttcgcaccaaagtacgttcatctctaggagacagaacgcgtctacttcctgagcggtatgacggctgcgtggtcccatggtgtttatacttgcgtaatattgtttgtacagatgaacatggtaccttcatgatgatgtcaattagtctgtCAGAAGCTttgaaagccatgacatcattttctggaattttccaagctgtttaattccacagtcaatttagtgtatgtaaacttctgacccactggaattgtgatacagtgaattataagtgaaataatctgtctgtaaacaattgttggaaacattacttgtgtcatgcacaaagtagatgtcctaaccgacttgccaaaactacagtttgttatcaagaaatttgtggagtggttgaagacgagttttaatgactccaacctaagtgtatgtaaacttccgacttcaactgtatgtacagtgggggggaaaagtatgtgaaccctttagaattccttggatttctgcataaattggtcataacattttaTCTGATCTTTATCTTAGTCACaaaaatagacaaacacagtctgcttaaactaataacacacaaacaattataatgtttcatgtctgtattgaatacaccgtgtaaacattcacagtgcaggttggaaaaagtatgtgaacctttgGATTAAATaacaggttgaccctcctttggaagCAATAACCTccaccaaacgttttctgtagttgcggatcagacctgcacaacggtcaagaggaattttggaccatttcttcttacaaaactgtttcagttccacaatattcttgggatgtctggtgtgaaccgctctcttgaggtcttgccacagcatctcaatcgggttgaggtcaggactgactgggccactccaaaaggcgtattttcttctgttaaagccattctgttgttgaattACTTCTGTCTTtttggttgttgtcctgttgcatcacctaacttctgttgagcttcaattggcggacaggtGGCCTtatattctcctgcaaaatgtcttgataaactttggaatacatttttccgtcgatcatagcaagctgtccaggccctgaggcagcaaaactgtgccattacacacacctggttccaattcctcACTGATTGTGTTTGTATAAATATGCCCTTTGTGTCCccattgggctgtcgattattgttcccatgtccattGGTTGTGTGAGTATCTATGCGTTGTCTCAGCCTGTGCTGCGTGTTTTgtgtattacgggtctcgtcccgtgtcgttctacgaggtttaccctcgctcttttgtttgggtacatTCCAGTGTTTtgtataaatgtttgttttgggtgtattaaaaacTCAGATGTATTCCTGCGCCTCTCTCCAAATCCTTTACACAAGCGTGACAATGATCCATCCACCatagtttacagttgggatgaggttttgatgttggtgtgctgtgcctttttttctacattgttccttccaaacaactcaactggagtttcatctgtccacagaatattttgccagtagcgctgtggaacatccaggtgctcttttgcgaacttcagatgtgcagcaatgttttttttttggacagcattggcttcttccatggtgtcctcccatgagcACCATTCTTGGTTAGTGTTTTATgtattgtagactcgtcaacagcgcatattccagagatttctgtaagtctttagctgaaaCATTAGTATTCTTCTtaagcattctgcgctgtgctcttgcagtcatctttgcaggacagccACTACTAGGGCGAGGAGCAACAGTGCGTAGATTTCTTCATTTATAGACAGTCTTTCCGTGGACTGACgttgagatacttttgtaaccctttccagcttcatgaggtctcTTTTGTTccaggcatggttcacatcaggcaatgcttcttgtgagtAGCAAACTCACATCTTGAGTCTTTTCACATCTTTTTTTatggggcagggcagctctaaccaaaatctccaatctcgtctcattgattcgaCTACAGGTTAGTTGAGTCCTGACTGAAGTTATTATCCTAGGGGTTCACATAATTTTTTACAACCTACACTGAAGGTTTAAATTATgttttcaatatagacaagaaaaatacaataatttgtttgtatttagtttaagcacactgtgtctatttgtaacggttgtcttcgtccgaagaggaggagtagggattggaccaaagcgcagcgttgtgaaatgacaatGAAATTTATTAAAGTAAAAACGAAACACGAAAATACTTCAACAAACTCCAAAACAAatgaacgatgtagacagacctgaacgagagaacttacatatacacgaagaacgcatgaacaggtacagactacacaaacgaacaaacgaaacagtcccgcgtggtgcacagacacggaagacaaccacccacaaacaaacagtgtgaacagcctacctttatatggttctcaatcagaggaaaagtcaaacacctgtctctgattgagaaccatataaggctaattaccaatgacctaaacatagaaacacaaaacatagaatgcccaccccaactcacaccctgaccaactaaacacatacaaaaataacagaaaacaggtcaggaacgtgacactattgttgtgacttagatgaagatcagatcaaattttatgaccaatttatgcagaaatccaggtaattccagagggtacatactttttcttgccactgtatatactgtattctagtcatggctcatcctacaTAACTACTGGTATACATACCTTTTCtattcacatactgtccatactgttttTACACACATTCACATTTAGATTCCGGACTCAGGTCTGGtaactaatttcctgcaattccatTTTGATATGGGGTGTTGTGCTgtgtatttatatactgtattctcgACATAGCTCATTCTAATATTTCTACTATTGTACATTGCATTTTAGTGACTGTTTATAAACACTGCATATTTATTCATATACTGAATTCTTGACATAGCTCACTCTAATAtaccgtaccagtcaaaagtacaCACTTAcagtactcattccagggttttcttgatttttactattttctacattgtagaataatagtgaagacatcaaaatcaaacatcaaaactatgaaataacaaatatggcaTCATGTAAgcataagtgttaaacaaatcaaaatatccaCCTTTTGtgttgacagctttgtacactcttggcattctctcaaccagattcacgagagtcatctggaatgcatttcaattaccaGGTGCAccttgttaagttaatttgtggaatttctttccttaatgcatttgagccaatgttgtgacagggtaggggtGTTATagagaaaatagccctatttggtaaaagaccaagtccatattatggcaagaacagctcaaataagcaaagagaaacaacagtccattacagacacgaaggtcagtcaatctggaaaatgtcaagaactttcttcatgtgcagtcgcaaaaaacatcaagcgctatgatggaacTGGTTCTCATGAGTACCGCCACTGGAAAGTTagtcagagttacctctgctgcagaggataagttcattagagttaactgcacctcagattgcagcccaaataaatgcttcagagttgaATTAACagaaacatttcaacatcaactgtgcaGAGGTGACTGCATGaataaggccttcatggtcaaattgctgcaaagaaaccactactaaaggacaccaataagaagagacttgctttttgccaagaaacatgagcaatgggcattaaaccggtggaaatctgtcctttggtctgatgagtccaaatttgagatttttggcattaggcaggctcgaggtcagggcaggaagaatggtcaggcaggtgggttcgTTGTCAGgccaggcaagggtcaaaaacagGAGGACTAGGAAAAACAGACTGGGAAAAATTGGAGCTAGGACataaacgctggttgacttggcaaacaagacaaactggcacaaagagacagaaaacacaggtataactACACCAGGGATGATGAGCGACACCt
The Salvelinus fontinalis isolate EN_2023a chromosome 23, ASM2944872v1, whole genome shotgun sequence genome window above contains:
- the LOC129821522 gene encoding V-set domain-containing T-cell activation inhibitor 1-like; the encoded protein is MASFGQIIFWGLIVSIFVTSGLIILILSVSFSGQGFGGSKGTVDSIDKWPIGNLGEDVILSCMFKTSTNSRESTSQVSITWTKEGLSEVVYKYDKGAVQLTEQNPQFKNRTLLFSDAIGGGNASLLLRDVKVGDNGVYYCSVSTPSCSGTASVNLRAAAFSAPKFKRVNTTLTAEAERWFPKPNVTWLDVNDNILNESETSFFNNSAGITQFISSLQPIKLYGSYTCIIQNPLVKAVSQATVKDTEISARTFFSFNTSAAPPILLPQWHVLAATASVFLWIYQLT